The Anaerolineales bacterium region ACTCGCGCTTGATGTTCTCGCAATTGATCGAGTTGGGCGGGGTGAACGGCATTCGCGCGATGGCGGGTGTGGAACTTTTTCTATGGGCGTTGTTGTTGACATGGATGTTTGCCGAGGCGGCGAAACTTTTGCGCGTCCGCATCACGACGTTCGGCTATGTATGGCTGGCGTGCATGACCATCGCGTTGAGTCTGTATCAAACGTCGGCGTTGTATCAAATCCTTTTTTGGCGCACGGGATTGATCCCTTATTCACTGCCGCTTCTGTGGTTCATTGGCTTGGCGATATTTTTTCTTCGTTATCTTCAAAAGCCGTATGCGAAACCGCGCGCGGTTCGGGCGGGAATTATTTTCGTTGTTTTGGTCTTCTTTGCGGGCGGGCTGAGCGAAACGACCTCGGGGATGCTGGTCGGGATGATGTTCGTCGCGGTGGCTTTGACGTGGTGGACGAAACCGCTTCATCAACGACGGGACGTGTTGACTCTGCTCACGGCAGGTTTGATCACAGCGATCATTGCCATCTCGATCACGGCGGCGTCGCCTGGCACATCGAACCGTTTAGATCGAATCATGCGTAGTTCACCGATCTACAACCCAATCGAGTTGGCTGGCGATGTGATGTTGTACACGTCCCAATTTTTATTTGAGACGATCAAATCGTATCCGTCATTGATTCTCGTCGCGCTGATGGTTTCGTTTTGCGTCATGTTCCTCACACTTTCCACGCGAGACCAAAACGGGTCGCACATTCCCACGTCGTATTTGCGTTGGGCGTTGTTGATCGTGCCTGTCGTCGTGTTCATCGTCATCGGTTTCAGTTACGCACCGAGCGCGTTCGTGCGGACCTTCCCAGCGGCGCGGGCGCGCTACGCATCTCATTTTATTTTGACGTTGGGTTTGCTCATCGAGGGCGGCATACTCGGAATCATTGCGGCGCGCATGGGCGTGTTTGCAAAACAAAATTGGACTCGCGCTGCCGTTGCGCTTTTGCTTGTTGGGCTTATCATTCATCCGTTGCGTTCTGGGCCGCGCGTGTATTTGCTTCACTACGAATATGAAAAATTTGCCACGCAATGGGATGTGCGCGACGCGCAGATTCGAGAGGCGGTTGCCAACGGCGAGACCGATCTCGTCGTCGTGCAGTTGGACGCGCCAGGCGGCGTCGGCGAATACAAGGACAACCCCAAAGATTGGATTAACCGCTGTGTGGCGCGCTTCTACGGATTGAACTCGATCGTCGCCCCATGATGCGCTTCATTCTCCCATGACGTCTGACTCGCCCACCTTCCGCGTTCAACCCATCCTCGTCACTGGCGCGCATCGCAGTGGCACCACGTGGGTCGGCAGGATGCTCGCGCTCGATCCGCAAGTCGCGTACATCAGCGAGCCGCTGAACGTGTTGCATCGCCCTGGCGTTTTGCGCGCGAAAACCTCGCATTGGTATCAATACATTTGCGAAGAGAATGAAGCCGAATATCTCGCCTCGTTCACGGAGTTGCTCGATTATCGTTATCACACATGGAGCGAGATCAAATCCATTCGCTCAATAAAAGATTTTCTGCGCATGGGACGTGACTTCAAGATTTTTTACGACGCGCTCGAACACGGTCAGCGCACATTGCTCAAAGATCCGTTCGCCGTGTTTTCGATGTCGTGGTTTTTGAAGCGATTCGATTTCAAAATTGTGGTCACGGTTCGGCATCCCGCCGCATTTGCGAGCAGTCTCAAACGCCTCGGCTGGAATTTCGACTTCAACGATCTGCTCGATCAACCTCTGCTGATGCGCGACCATCTTGAGCCGTATCGTGAACAAATGCGATCCATCGCAGCGGACGATGTGATCGGGCAAGCCAGCCTGCTGTGGACGATGATCTACCGCTTCGTTCATTCGACGGGGCAGCTGAATCCCGACTTCATCCTCGTCCGCCACGAAGACCTTTCGCGCGACCCTGTCAACGGTTTCCGCGACCTGTATGCCTCGCTTGGTCTTGAATTCACATCCGACGTGGAAAAGAAAATCCTCAATTCCAGTAGTTCCGAAAACCCGGCGGAACTTCGGCGCGGAAAGACTCACTCGGTCAAACTCGACAGCCGCGCAAACATCGAAAATTGGAAGAAGCGCTTGAGCGAGGAGGAGATCGCCCGCATCCACGAGTTGACTCACGATACGCTTCACCTCTTCTACCCCGAAGCCAACTGATTACCGATGACTGATTTTCCTCTCGTCTCCATCATCACACCCTCGTTCAACCAAGCGCGCTTCATCGAAGCGACGATACAATCCGTGCTGGCGCAGGATTATCCGCGCATAGAGTACGGCATCGTGGACGGCGGCTCGTCGGATGGAACCGTTGAAGTCATCAAAAAATTCGAGGGGCGAATCGGCTGGTGGGTGAGCGAGCAGGATAAAGGTCAGACCGACGCGATCAACAAGGGGTTTGCGCGCGCGCAGGGCGAAATCCTCGCGTGGATTAACTCCGATGACACGTACGAGGCGGGCGCGGTCAGCGCGGCGGTGAAATATCTGCAAGAACATCCCGACGTGGGGATGGTCTACGGCGATTGCAACTTCATCAACGAAAGTGGACGCGTGATCGGCAGATTCAACTCGGCACAAACCGATTTGCAACTGCTTCGTCGCGGCTACGTGCACATCCCGCAACAGACCGCGTTCTTCCGCGCGGACTTGTGGCGGGAGGTTGGTCCGCTTGACCCGTCGTTTTACTTCGCGATGGATTATGATCTGTGGACGCGGCTCGCGGCGCGCTCGAAGATTCAATACGTGCCGCAGTTGTGGGCGAACTTTCGCTTGCACACCTCGGGCAAAACCATCGTCGCCGACGACCGTTGCTGGCCCGAAATGATCCGCGTGCACTACCGCGACGGCGGCTCGTTCTTTTCGATCATCAATGCAAAATACTTCATCCGTAAGTTAATCGCCCCCATTTGGAACTGGCGCAGAAGAAAAATGTTGAATGGATAAATCTGTTGGTCGAGTAGTCCCGCGATGCTTGTCGCGGGACGTATCGAGACCAACTGGTAACAAGTTGAATTTTGTAACAAGAGTTCCTACGGCATGGTGGTTTCGATACGCCGCTTAGCGGCTACTCAACCACCAGAGTAAACATAATTATGAAATCTATTTTCTCCCCTCCCTCTCCCGATGATTTGATCCGCTTGCTGAAAGCATGGAAGTTTTGGACTCTCGGCGCGATCCTCGGCGCGGCGATTGGCGCGGCGGTTTATTTTGTCGCGCCTCCGCCATATCAGGCGCGCGCAACCGCGGTCGTTGACTTCAACCTCGAAGAAGCGTTTCCACAAGACACCGACCGACAATATTTCTATTATCTCGAACGAGAGACTCGCAAACTCGAAGAGATCGCTTGGTCGGATGAGGTGATGAATCAACTTTCAACCGAGTTTGGAATTTCCGTCGAAGAATTGCGCGGCGGAAAATTGGACTTGAGTCAACCCGCGGAGGGCGGCTGGCATTTTTATGCCAATGATCGCAATGTGCGAACCGCAGTGCAACTCGCCTCCACCTGGGCGCGCTTGTTCACAGACGAGGTGAATACGAAAGTGGCAAATTCCGATGGATTGAATCCGTTCATCCGCGTGGAGATGGCGCAGGCGGAGAATTTGCCGTCCGAGCCGAGTCTGCCGATCAGCGCGTATATGTTGGTGGGAGCGATTGGTTTTCTAGCTGTCAGTGCATTTGTAGTTATGTTTTCCCTCACCCCTCGCCCCTCTCCCAATGGGAGAGGGGATGGGGGTGAGGGGTGAACAGAGTTACCCGCTTTCTCTGGGGCGCGGCGTTGTTTGCGTTGCCCGTCACCAGTTTTCGCTACTTCCCTGGCATGGGCGAAGGGACGCTCGTCCGTCCGCTGGCGTTTTACCCGATTGCCTTACTGTTGCCGAT contains the following coding sequences:
- a CDS encoding DUF6056 family protein; translated protein: MSLKNSSAAQGQREAIQKNPGWVTVLFFLGALSTCVPLAVYAYLGTFSRYLADDYCASTYLYSSQNIVEATLRAYSLWGNSYSRLMFSQLIELGGVNGIRAMAGVELFLWALLLTWMFAEAAKLLRVRITTFGYVWLACMTIALSLYQTSALYQILFWRTGLIPYSLPLLWFIGLAIFFLRYLQKPYAKPRAVRAGIIFVVLVFFAGGLSETTSGMLVGMMFVAVALTWWTKPLHQRRDVLTLLTAGLITAIIAISITAASPGTSNRLDRIMRSSPIYNPIELAGDVMLYTSQFLFETIKSYPSLILVALMVSFCVMFLTLSTRDQNGSHIPTSYLRWALLIVPVVVFIVIGFSYAPSAFVRTFPAARARYASHFILTLGLLIEGGILGIIAARMGVFAKQNWTRAAVALLLVGLIIHPLRSGPRVYLLHYEYEKFATQWDVRDAQIREAVANGETDLVVVQLDAPGGVGEYKDNPKDWINRCVARFYGLNSIVAP
- a CDS encoding sulfotransferase, coding for MTSDSPTFRVQPILVTGAHRSGTTWVGRMLALDPQVAYISEPLNVLHRPGVLRAKTSHWYQYICEENEAEYLASFTELLDYRYHTWSEIKSIRSIKDFLRMGRDFKIFYDALEHGQRTLLKDPFAVFSMSWFLKRFDFKIVVTVRHPAAFASSLKRLGWNFDFNDLLDQPLLMRDHLEPYREQMRSIAADDVIGQASLLWTMIYRFVHSTGQLNPDFILVRHEDLSRDPVNGFRDLYASLGLEFTSDVEKKILNSSSSENPAELRRGKTHSVKLDSRANIENWKKRLSEEEIARIHELTHDTLHLFYPEAN
- a CDS encoding glycosyltransferase family 2 protein, which codes for MTDFPLVSIITPSFNQARFIEATIQSVLAQDYPRIEYGIVDGGSSDGTVEVIKKFEGRIGWWVSEQDKGQTDAINKGFARAQGEILAWINSDDTYEAGAVSAAVKYLQEHPDVGMVYGDCNFINESGRVIGRFNSAQTDLQLLRRGYVHIPQQTAFFRADLWREVGPLDPSFYFAMDYDLWTRLAARSKIQYVPQLWANFRLHTSGKTIVADDRCWPEMIRVHYRDGGSFFSIINAKYFIRKLIAPIWNWRRRKMLNG